One Mangrovimonas cancribranchiae DNA segment encodes these proteins:
- a CDS encoding ATP-binding protein, with amino-acid sequence MQKLKKTYKFAFKTSLFITVTTTLLMSVFLWIIKAFSWLILPFAIILYAISFIVIQYRVERFIYRRVKKIYDDLTLLESTSLTNKAITTDIATLTKEIDKYAKDKKLEIETLKVREEYRKEFLGNVSHELKTPLFTVQGYLLTLLDGAKDDKKILSKYLSRANKGVERLIYIVKDLDMITKLEVGDLRLNIEVFDIVELVKNVFELLEMKAAKKKITLTFDIDYDKPIYVKADKERIQQVLTNLVVNSIKYGREKGTTEVSIENLIKNKAIVRVTDNGEGISKEHLSRVFERFYRVDKSGSRKEGGSGLGLSIVKHIIEAHDEKIYIESEADVGSEFSFSLEKAE; translated from the coding sequence ATGCAAAAACTCAAAAAAACATACAAGTTTGCGTTCAAAACTTCGTTGTTTATAACCGTAACTACAACACTCCTTATGAGTGTTTTTTTATGGATTATAAAAGCCTTTAGTTGGTTAATATTGCCATTCGCAATAATTCTATACGCTATTTCATTTATTGTCATTCAATATCGTGTAGAACGCTTTATATACAGAAGAGTAAAGAAAATTTACGACGATTTAACACTTTTAGAATCTACCTCGTTAACCAACAAAGCCATAACTACAGATATAGCTACACTTACCAAAGAAATAGATAAGTACGCCAAGGATAAAAAACTAGAAATAGAAACCTTAAAAGTTAGAGAGGAGTATCGTAAAGAATTTCTTGGTAATGTGTCTCACGAGTTAAAAACACCTTTGTTTACCGTACAAGGTTATCTGCTCACACTGCTTGATGGCGCTAAAGACGATAAGAAAATACTATCTAAATACTTAAGTCGTGCCAACAAAGGTGTAGAAAGATTAATATACATTGTTAAAGACTTGGATATGATTACCAAGTTGGAAGTTGGCGATTTAAGATTAAATATTGAAGTTTTTGATATTGTTGAGCTGGTGAAAAACGTATTTGAACTGCTTGAGATGAAAGCTGCCAAGAAAAAAATAACCTTGACTTTTGACATTGATTATGACAAACCTATCTACGTAAAAGCCGATAAAGAGCGTATTCAGCAAGTGCTTACAAATTTAGTGGTTAATTCTATTAAATACGGAAGAGAAAAAGGCACCACAGAAGTTAGTATAGAAAATCTTATAAAAAATAAAGCCATTGTTAGGGTAACGGATAATGGCGAAGGTATTTCCAAAGAACATTTATCGCGAGTGTTTGAACGCTTTTATCGTGTAGATAAAAGTGGCTCTAGAAAAGAAGGTGGTTCAGGATTAGGGTTGTCCATCGTAAAGCATATTATAGAAGCACACGACGAGAAAATATACATTGAAAGCGAAGCCGACGTTGGTAGTGAATTTTCTTTTAGCCTAGAAAAGGCTGAATAA
- a CDS encoding glycosyltransferase, producing the protein MKLKKRILVAPLNWGLGHATRCIPIINALESQGFEPVIASDGVALQLLQKEFPKLTHIEIPSYNITYAKKGSLFKLKLIKDSPKMLKTFKAEKKALTKIVTDYKIDGIISDNRFGVYNKHIPSVFITHQLQVLSGTTTWFSTKIHHKIIKKFNECWVPDNLNAPNLSGKLGHIDNLIIKTKYIGPLSRFKKTFSEPRYDVMILLSGPEPQRGFLEEKLLHEFKFFNGKVILIKGKIERSQTKEVSGSLTIVNFMTSNELEDTINRSNLVISRSGYTTVMDLAKLCKKAFFIPTPGQTEQEYLAKKLDNDGLVPHCNQNDFTIKALERVKDYQGLTTFDYEVNYKKLFSLF; encoded by the coding sequence ATGAAGTTGAAAAAAAGAATTTTAGTTGCGCCTTTAAATTGGGGTCTTGGTCACGCTACAAGATGCATTCCTATTATTAATGCATTGGAGTCTCAAGGCTTTGAACCCGTTATTGCTAGCGATGGTGTGGCACTACAGTTATTACAAAAGGAGTTTCCTAAGTTAACGCATATTGAAATTCCGTCCTATAATATTACTTACGCTAAAAAAGGAAGTCTGTTTAAACTTAAGCTTATTAAAGATTCTCCTAAAATGCTAAAAACTTTTAAAGCTGAAAAAAAAGCTCTTACGAAAATAGTTACCGATTATAAGATTGATGGTATTATTTCGGATAACCGATTTGGCGTGTATAACAAACATATTCCTTCGGTATTTATTACACATCAACTGCAAGTATTAAGCGGAACAACCACATGGTTTAGCACTAAGATTCATCATAAAATTATTAAGAAGTTTAACGAATGTTGGGTGCCCGACAATCTTAATGCTCCAAATCTTAGCGGAAAACTTGGCCATATAGACAACCTAATTATAAAAACGAAATATATTGGTCCTTTAAGTCGCTTTAAAAAAACCTTTTCAGAACCTCGGTACGATGTTATGATTTTACTCTCTGGTCCAGAACCACAACGTGGTTTTTTAGAAGAAAAGCTATTACATGAATTCAAATTCTTTAATGGCAAGGTTATTCTTATTAAAGGAAAAATAGAACGCTCGCAAACCAAAGAGGTTTCTGGTAGCCTCACAATTGTAAACTTTATGACTAGCAACGAACTTGAAGACACCATAAATAGAAGCAATTTAGTTATCTCTCGTTCGGGTTACACCACCGTTATGGATTTAGCTAAACTATGCAAAAAGGCTTTTTTCATTCCTACTCCAGGGCAAACCGAACAAGAGTATTTAGCTAAAAAACTTGATAATGATGGTTTAGTACCACATTGTAACCAAAATGATTTTACTATTAAAGCTTTAGAAAGAGTTAAAGATTATCAAGGGTTAACCACTTTTGACTATGAAGTGAATTATAAAAAGTTATTCAGCCTTTTCTAG
- a CDS encoding response regulator transcription factor, with protein sequence MKKKDIKILLVDDEPDILEIVGYNLSSEGYQVTTAENGMEAVKIAKKEKPHLIILDVMMPEMDGIEACEQIRKLPDLQDTIITFLTARGEDYSQVAGFDAGADDYITKPIKPKVLVSKVKALLRRLKEDESQDSVVKIGNLTINRDEYKIVLKNEEIILPRKEFELLSLLASKPGKVFKREEILDKVWGNEVVVGGRTIDVHIRKLREKIGDKSFKTVKGVGYKFVD encoded by the coding sequence ATGAAAAAAAAGGACATTAAAATTTTACTTGTAGACGACGAGCCAGATATTCTAGAAATAGTAGGCTATAATTTATCTTCTGAAGGCTATCAAGTAACCACTGCAGAAAATGGTATGGAAGCTGTTAAAATAGCAAAAAAAGAAAAACCACACCTTATTATATTAGATGTGATGATGCCAGAAATGGATGGTATTGAGGCGTGCGAACAAATAAGAAAACTTCCAGATTTACAAGACACCATAATTACCTTCTTAACAGCAAGAGGCGAGGATTATTCGCAAGTTGCTGGGTTTGATGCTGGTGCAGACGATTACATTACAAAACCAATAAAACCAAAAGTTTTAGTAAGCAAAGTAAAAGCGCTTTTAAGACGATTAAAAGAAGACGAGAGTCAAGACAGTGTGGTTAAAATAGGTAACTTAACCATTAATAGAGACGAATATAAAATTGTTTTAAAAAACGAAGAAATTATATTGCCTCGTAAAGAGTTTGAATTACTATCTTTGCTTGCATCCAAGCCTGGAAAAGTGTTTAAACGCGAGGAGATTTTGGACAAAGTTTGGGGAAATGAAGTTGTTGTAGGAGGAAGAACTATAGATGTTCATATTAGAAAACTTCGTGAAAAAATTGGCGACAAATCATTTAAAACAGTTAAAGGTGTTGGGTATAAGTTTGTAGATTAA
- a CDS encoding MGMT family protein, protein MKPETLNFFDKVYQVARQIPYGRVTSYGAIAKYLGAPRSARMVGYAMNNSSGKDVPAHRVVNRKGLLTGKHHFDGTNLMQQLLESEGVTVVNNQIQDFENLFWDPASL, encoded by the coding sequence ATGAAACCCGAAACACTTAACTTTTTCGATAAGGTTTATCAGGTTGCTCGGCAAATTCCCTATGGACGAGTAACTAGTTATGGTGCCATTGCAAAATATTTGGGCGCGCCACGAAGCGCAAGAATGGTGGGTTATGCTATGAATAACTCTTCGGGGAAAGATGTGCCAGCTCATCGTGTGGTAAATAGAAAAGGACTCCTAACTGGAAAACATCATTTCGATGGTACAAATCTGATGCAACAACTTTTGGAAAGTGAAGGGGTAACCGTAGTAAATAATCAGATTCAGGATTTTGAAAATTTGTTTTGGGATCCAGCTAGTTTGTAA
- the trmB gene encoding tRNA (guanosine(46)-N7)-methyltransferase TrmB, with translation MGSKNKLKRFKENETFNNVIQPTREEMVEHKFPYKGKWNKDFFKNNNPLVLELGCGKGEYSVGLAKKYPNKNFIGIDIKGARFWRGAKTAIEENIPNVGFLRTQIELIEYAFDVNEVDEIWITFPDPQIKYKRTKHRMTNKAFLKRYKTILKPDGVVNLKTDSEFMHGYTLGLLHGAGHEVLYANHDVYKLGGSPEEVTEIQTFYESQYLEQDKAITYIRFKINNV, from the coding sequence GTGGGAAGCAAAAATAAACTAAAACGATTTAAGGAAAACGAGACCTTTAATAATGTTATTCAGCCAACTAGAGAAGAAATGGTTGAACATAAGTTTCCGTATAAAGGTAAGTGGAATAAAGATTTTTTCAAGAATAATAATCCACTCGTATTGGAATTAGGTTGCGGAAAGGGTGAATATTCTGTTGGTTTGGCAAAAAAATATCCAAACAAAAACTTTATAGGAATCGATATTAAAGGTGCAAGATTTTGGCGTGGCGCAAAAACCGCTATAGAAGAAAATATACCTAATGTAGGGTTTTTACGTACCCAAATTGAACTTATAGAATATGCTTTTGATGTAAATGAAGTCGATGAAATCTGGATTACATTTCCCGATCCACAAATAAAATATAAGCGAACCAAACATAGAATGACGAATAAAGCTTTTCTAAAGCGTTATAAAACTATTTTAAAACCAGATGGTGTAGTAAATCTTAAAACCGACAGCGAGTTTATGCATGGTTATACACTTGGTTTGTTACATGGTGCAGGGCACGAGGTTTTGTATGCCAATCATGATGTTTATAAGTTAGGCGGAAGCCCAGAAGAAGTCACTGAAATTCAAACCTTTTACGAAAGCCAATATTTGGAACAAGACAAAGCAATTACGTATATTAGGTTTAAAATAAACAACGTTTGA
- a CDS encoding T9SS type A sorting domain-containing protein: MKQLYVIIIFLFALCFSVEGFSQERQNSINTLQTETVNVYPNPVKNGVVTIASKSDHKKNIEVYNVLGKQVLKTSLLKNKLNVSKLPSGIYILKISIQNQEFTRKLVVE, translated from the coding sequence ATGAAACAATTATACGTTATTATTATCTTTTTATTTGCGTTGTGTTTCTCTGTTGAGGGGTTTTCTCAAGAACGTCAAAATTCTATAAACACCCTCCAAACAGAAACAGTTAACGTTTACCCCAACCCTGTAAAAAATGGGGTAGTCACTATAGCTTCTAAAAGTGACCACAAAAAAAATATCGAGGTATATAATGTTTTAGGAAAGCAGGTTCTAAAAACATCTCTTTTAAAGAATAAGCTTAACGTTTCTAAGCTTCCTTCAGGTATTTACATTTTAAAAATTTCTATCCAAAATCAAGAGTTTACAAGAAAACTTGTTGTAGAATAG
- a CDS encoding LysE family transporter, producing MNLTIVFLLGFAATFLATLPPGLLNMNAAKISMKDGHVRGVMFSLGACLVVVFQALIATVFARYLSNHPDVIDILQRVAFVIFVLVSVYFLFIAKSTDKPKKEIEVKSKSSRFFQGVFLSAINVFPVPFQAYMAITLSSFGWLSFDKTSIASYVTGATTGAFVVLYIYMFFFEKIKGRSFTSQKNMNYLIGGITGIVAVITLINIIKEV from the coding sequence TTGAATTTAACCATTGTTTTTTTACTAGGTTTTGCAGCAACGTTTTTAGCAACACTTCCACCAGGTTTGTTAAATATGAATGCAGCGAAAATATCCATGAAAGATGGGCATGTAAGAGGCGTTATGTTTTCTTTAGGAGCCTGTTTAGTTGTCGTTTTTCAAGCACTAATAGCAACAGTATTTGCACGATATTTAAGTAACCACCCCGATGTTATCGATATTTTGCAACGTGTAGCCTTTGTTATTTTTGTGCTAGTTTCTGTATATTTTCTGTTTATAGCGAAAAGCACCGATAAACCTAAAAAAGAAATTGAAGTTAAAAGTAAATCAAGTCGCTTTTTTCAAGGAGTGTTTTTATCGGCAATAAATGTATTTCCTGTACCTTTTCAGGCCTATATGGCCATTACCTTATCGTCTTTTGGATGGTTAAGTTTCGATAAAACTAGCATTGCTTCTTATGTTACTGGAGCAACAACAGGGGCTTTTGTTGTGCTGTATATTTATATGTTCTTTTTCGAGAAAATTAAAGGACGATCGTTTACATCACAAAAAAACATGAATTACCTTATTGGTGGTATTACTGGCATTGTAGCTGTAATTACATTAATTAATATAATTAAAGAGGTGTAA